A single window of Larimichthys crocea isolate SSNF unplaced genomic scaffold, L_crocea_2.0 scaffold380, whole genome shotgun sequence DNA harbors:
- the ebpl gene encoding emopamil-binding protein-like: MDLAAPPGLSLVSVLSLLACSFQVFAAALLTCRYGGRSSAEDRWILLWLFYDVIVHLTLEGPFVYMSLVGSVELSDGPLAELWKEYSKADSRWLISDPTIVSIELMTVVVASLLALLLIHAVLKDKYYRHFLQITLSVCELYGGWMTFCPDWLIGSPHLNTSSWLYLWVYLVFFNGIWVLVPVLLLVQSWFCLRRLHTLSLDGDVKRK; the protein is encoded by the exons ATGGACTTAGCAGCGCCACCTGGCCTGTCTCTGgtttctgtcttgtctctgttaGCATGTAGCTTTCAGGTGTTTGCAGCCGCCCTGCTAACATGCAGGTATGGTGGGCGGAGCTCTGCAGAGGACAGGTGGATTCTGCTGTGGCTCTTCTACGACGTCATTGTCCACTTGACATTG GAAGGACCATTTGTCTACATGTCTCTGGTTGGGTCAGTCGAGTTGTCTGATGGTCCGCTGGCTGAACTCT ggaAGGAGTACAGCAAGGCCGACAGTCGTTGGTTGATTTCTGATCCGACTATCGTCTCGATTGAACTGATGACTGTCGTCGTCGCCTCGCTACTCGCTCTGCTGCTAATACACGCAGTACTGAAGGACAAATACTACAG ACACTTTCTGCAGATCACTCTGAGCGTGTGCGAGCTGTACGGTGGCTGGATGACCTTCtgtcctgattggctgattggCAGTCCTCATCTGAACACGTCCAGCTGGCTCTACCTGTGGGTCTACCTGGTCTTTTTTAATGGGATCTGGGTCCTGGTGCCGGTCCTGCTGCTGGTTCAGTCCTGGTTCTGTCTGAGGAGACTGCACACACTCAGTCTGGATGGTGACGTAAAGAGGAAGTAG
- the cavin2b gene encoding caveolae-associated protein 2b translates to MVTTETHQSQDLLVPSQNQDQLDQQDQQDENQTSPAPALAGFDPETMSQGPVNAITVLTLLDKLVNMLDAVQENQNKMEVHQVEMEGVVRGIQADMTKLSKSHSHTSNTVSKLLDKSRKLSVTMKEVRDKMERQGVQVKKLEANHAHLINRNNFKVLIFQEENEIPASVFVKDPPPFPRDEILEEGDESAPGIVNGNRSLEGGLQTIDLSSDEDVGLEAELDEEEVWPQDLENMEKSRAEKLKHSSLKKVDSLKKAFSRQNIEKKMTKIGTKIVSQEQREKIKQKTSSLKVSPLTFSIRKPRSSSDSQPHEASIQTGESVITEADVQLSPLGSTDQEVPFTEVHAQLAPAEQEEKEEAKEEEMKEEEEKEEKMKKEEMKGEEEEEEEEERGGEEASGGEADVSVDLEGVSQEYALSSTLRQEEKEEES, encoded by the exons ATGGTAACCACTGAGACCCACCAGAGCCAGGACCTACTAGTCCCATCccagaaccaggaccaactgGACCAGCAGGACCAGCAGGATGAGAACCAGACCTCCCCTGCGCCAGCCCTGGCAGGATTCGACCCAGAGACAATGAGTCAGGGTCCCGTAAACGCCATCACGGTCCTCACACTGCTCGACAAACTGGTCAACATGTTGGACGCCGTGCAGGAGAACCAGAACAAGATGGAG GTGCATCAGGTGGAGATGGAGGGCGTGGTCAGAGGGATCCAGGCTGACATGACCAAACTGTCTAAGAGCCACAGTCACACCTCCAACACGGTCAGCAAACTGTTGGACAAGAGCCGGAAACTGTCCGTCACCATGAAGGAG GTTCGTGATAAGATGGAGCGCCAAGGTGTCCAGGTGAAGAAGCTGGAGGCGAACCACGCCCACCTGATCAACAGGAACAACTTCAAAGTCCTCATCTTCCAG GAGGAGAACGAGATCCCAGCTAGCGTTTTTGTGAAGGATCCTCCTCCGTTTCCTCGTGATGAGATTTTGGAAGAAGGCGATGAATCAGCACCGGGCATCGTCAATGGCAACCGTTCCCTGGAGGGTGGGCTTCAGACCATCGACCTATCATCTGATGAGGATGTCGGGCTGGAAGCAGAACTAGACGAAGAGGAGGTGTGGCCTCAGGATCTGGAGAACATGGAGAAATCCAGAGCGGAGAAACTGAAACACTCCAGTTTGAAGAAG gtcgACAGTCTGAAGAAGGCATTCTCCAGGCAGAACATTGAGAAGAAGATGACGAAGATTGGAACAAAGATTGTTTCTCAAGAGCAACGAGAGAAGATCAAACAGAAAACTTCCAGCCTGAAGGTTTCACCTCTGACATTCAGCATCAGGAAG cctCGCAGCAGCTCCGACTCTCAACCCCACGAAGCTTCCATTCAGACCGGAGAGTCGGTCATCACTGAGGCTGATGTCCAGCTCTCCCCGCTGGGCAGCACCGACCAGGAGGTCCCCTTCACAGAGGTCCACGCCCAGCTGGCTCCAGccgagcaggaggagaaagaggaggcaaaagaggaggagatgaaagaggaagaggagaaagaggagaagatgaaaaaggaagaaatgaaaggggaagaggaggaagaggaggaggaggagaggggaggtgaggaggcATCCGGTGGGGAGGCAGATGTGTCGGTGGATTTAGAGGGAGTTAGTCAGGAGTATGCTCTGTCCTCCACCCTGCgtcaggaggagaaagaggaggagtcCTAA
- the vps16 gene encoding vacuolar protein sorting-associated protein 16 homolog, with protein MAFITATWNPLGEAFYRKSELYEMCWSIRDGLRDSLVAAAPYGGPIALLREPHRRSPSTRPQLEIYSASGVSITSFPWKSGPVVQLGWTVSDELLCVQEDGSVLIYDLFGSFKRHFSMGQEVVQNQVLEAKVFHSPYGTGVAIVTGSFRFTLATNIDDLKLRRLPEVPGLQGKPPCWVVLTQDRQTKVLLSTGPELYILDNTSCTAVCPPGLSPQAGSVVHMSVSFSYKYLALFTDTGHLWTGSSHLQEKLSEVDTKKSTPPKQMVWCRRPKSQQPSVVLMWDKLLMVAGVCNDTIQFPIEDPCVLVGELDGVRIISSTNQELLQEVPLVCQDIFKIASMAPGALLLEAHREYEKSSQKADEYLREIKEQSMLGEAVRQCVEAAGHEYDTNTQKSLLRAASFGKCFLTDFSPDPFVSTCRELRVLNAVRESSVGLPLTHTQFKQMTLQVLIDRLVYRQFYPLAIEICRYLKIPDYQGVSRVLKHWASCKVQQKDLSDEAIARAVCVKVGDSPGVSYSHIAAKAYECGRTELAIKLLDFEARSGEQVPLLLKMKRSQLALSKAVESGDTDLVYTVVTYLKNEMNRGDFFMTLRNQPVALSLYRQFCKLQEQETLKDLYNQDDDHQELANYYVTASYREKRLESRLSLLQSAVDEYNKAKNEFAAKATEDEMRLLRFQRKLDDEKGAGLLGLSLQATMEALLALGLHKQAEQLYRDFRVPDKRYWWLKLKSLAEKEEWEELEKFSKSKKSPIGYLAFVEVCMKCNNKYEAKKYVSKVTPEQKVKAHLAISDLEGAADAAIERKNESEMGVVLSRCSVSDRLLIDRLNRARASAAKK; from the exons ATGGCCTTCATCACAGCCACCTGGAACCCGCTGGGAGAAGCTTTTTACCG GAAGTCCGAGCtgtatgaaatgtgttggaGTATCAGAGATGGACTCAGAGACAGTTTGGTGGCTGCAGCTCCGTATGGAGGACCGATAg CTCTCCTCAGAGAACCTCACAGACGTTCTCCCAGTACTCGTCCTCAGTTGGAGATTTATTCTGCGTCTGGAGTCTCCATCACCAGCTTCCCT tggaaGAGTGGTCCTGTGGTCCAGTTGGGTTGGACAGTCAGTGATGAGCTGTTGTGTGTTCAGGAGGATGGCTCGGTTCTGATCTACGATCTGTTCGGATCCTTTAAGAGACACTTCAGCATGGGCCAG GAAGTGGTCCAGAACCAGGTTCTTGAAGCCAAAGTGTTTCACTCTCCATATGGAACAGGTGTTGCTATAGTAACTGGCTCCTTCCGCTTCACCTTAGCAACCAACATCGACGACCTGAAGCTCCGGCGGTTACCTGAAGTCCCAG gtcTGCAGGGGAAGCCGCCCTGCTGGGTTGTCCTCACtcaggacagacagaccaaaGTCCTCCTGTCCACCGGACCTGAACTCTACATCCTGGACAACACGTCCTGCACTGCTGTG tGTCCTCCAGGTCTCAGTCCTCAGGCTGGCAGTGTTGTCCACATGTCCGTGTCTTTCAGCTATAAGTACCTGGCTCTCTTTACTGACACTGGACACCTTTGGACAGGCTCCTCCCACCTCCAG GAGAAACTGAGTGAAGTCGACACCAAGAAGTCAACGCCTCCCAAACAGATGGTCTG GTGTCGCAGACCGAAGAGTCAGCAGCCGTCTGTGGTGCTGATGTGGGACAAACTGCTTATGGTGGCTGGAGTCTGTAATGACACCATCCA GTTCCCCATCGAGGATCCGTGTGTTTTGGTTGGAGAGCTCGATGGAGTTCGTATCATCAGCTCGACCAATCAGGAGCTGCTTCAGGAAGTTCCTCTGGTCTGTCAGGACATCTTCAAGATCGCCTCCATGGCTCCTGgagctctgctgctggaggCCCACAGAGAGTACGAG aagTCGAGTCAAAAGGCAGATGAGTACCTGAGGGAGATCAAGGAGCAAAGCATGCTGGGAGAAGCAGTCAGACAGTGTGTGGAGGCAGCGGGACACGAATATGACACCAACACCCAGAAATCCCTGCTGAGG GCGGCGTCGTTTGGGAAGTGTTTCCTGACGGACTTCAGTCCCGACCCGTTCGTGTCGACCTGCAGAGAACTCAGAGTTCTGAACGCGGTCAGAGAGAGCAGCGTGGGGCtgccactgacacacactca ATTCAAACAGATGACTCTACAGGTGCTGATCGACAG gtTGGTGTATCGACAGTTTTATCCGTTAGCGATAGAAATCTGTCGTTACCTGAAGATTCCAGATTATCAGGGAGTCAGCAGAGTCCTCAAACACTGGGCTTCATGCAAG GTGCAGCAGAAGGACCTATCAGATGAAGCCATAGcccgagctgtgtgtgtgaaggtgggAGACTCACCTGGTGTGTCGTACTCGCACATTGCAGCTAAAGCGTATGAATGTGGACGCACTGAGCTCGCCATCAAG ctgttggaCTTCGAGGCCCGGTCTGGAGAACAGGTTCCTCTGCtgttgaagatgaagaggagtcAGCTGGCACTCAGTAAAGCTGTGGAGAGTGGAGACACTGACCTAG tTTACACTGTGGTGACTTACCTGAAGAACGAGATGAACAGAGGAGATTTCTTCATGACGCTGAGGAACCAGCCTGTGGCACTGAGCCTTTACAGACAG TTCTGTAAACTGCAGGAACAGGAAACTCTGAAGGATCTTTATAACCAGGATGACGATCACCAAGAGCTCGCCAACTACTATGTGACTGcgagttacagagaaaag aggTTAGAGAGCCGTCTGTCTCTCCTGCAGAGTGCAGTAGATGAATACAACAAGGCGAAGAATGAGTTTGCTGCAAAG GCCACAGAGGACGAGATGCGTCTGCTTCGTTTCCAACGGAAACTGGATGACGAGAAAGGCGCAGGGCTACTGGGACTGTCCCTACAG GCCACCATGGAGGCTCTGCTGGCGTTAGGACTCCACAAACAAGCAGAACAGCTTTACAGAGACTTCAGAGTTCCAGACAAAAG GTATTGGTGGTTGAAGCTGAAGTCTCTGGCAGAaaaggaggagtgggaggagcTAGAGAAGTTTTCAAAGAGCAAGAAGTCTCCTATTGGCTACCTG GCATTTGTTGAAGTTTGCATGAAGTGTAACAACAAGTATGAAGCCAAGAAATACGTTTCCAAGGTGACGCCTGAGCAGAAGGTCAAAGCTCACCTGGCCATCAG tGATCTCGAGGGTGCGGCTGACGCCGCCATCGAGCGCAAGAACGAATCAGAGATGGGCGTGGTCCTGTCCAGGTGCTCCGTCTCCGATCGCttgttgattgacaggttgaaCCGAGCCAGAGCGTCCGCTGCCAAAAAGTGA
- the arl11 gene encoding ADP-ribosylation factor-like protein 11, with amino-acid sequence MGQARSSTSPQVILMGLDSAGKSTLLARLLTGQVMDTSPTIGFNVGTLDLDKKTSLTVWDVGGQKNMRPNWRYYIDECKALVFVVDSSDPARLPEAQKALKKVLADEKLRGIPLMVLANKKDLPNSMTIREISKQLDLPSYTNRLWEIQACSALKGLGLQQAFMSVNKLIKKS; translated from the exons ATGGGTCAAGCTCGCAGCTCCACCTCTCCTCAG gtgatCTTGATGGGTCTGGACTCAGCTGGGAAGTCGACTCTGCTGGCCCGACTGCTGACAGGACAG GTTATGGACACGTCGCCGACCATCGGATTCAACGTTGGAACTTTGGACTTGGACAAGAAGACGTCTCTGACTGTGTGGGATGTTGGTGGACAGAAGAACATGAGACCCAACTGGAG gtaCTACATCGACGAATGTAAGGCTCTGGTTTTCGTAGTGGACAGCAGTGATCCAGCCCGGTTGCCTGAGGCCCAGAAGGCACTGAAGAAGGTCCTGGCTGATGAGAAATTACGAGGAATTCCTCTGATGGTTTTGGCCAATAAGAAGGACCTGCCAAACTCCATGACCATACGTGAG atCTCCAAACAGCTAGATCTGCCCAGTTACACCAACCGGCTTTGGGAGATTCAGGCCTGCAGCGCTCTGAAGGGACTTGGCCTCCAACAGGCCTTCATGTCTGTCAACAAACTCATCAAGAAGAGctga